One Aegilops tauschii subsp. strangulata cultivar AL8/78 chromosome 2, Aet v6.0, whole genome shotgun sequence genomic window, TGTCGTACCATTGATCCAGCGGTCTCTCCAGAATAGGAGGAATTTACCATCTCCTAACTGGATGTGCACAAGGCTATCAAAAATGCCCTTGGCCACATCATCACACAACGGCAGTAGGCCTTGCCAGGGTCTGCTGGGGTCCGTCCTACGCAACCATTCCCATCTGACGCGCAGTGCCAATGCTTGAAGCTTTAAGTTTTTTTACTCCTAGTCCTTCAAACTCCGTCCGACGACAAACCGTGTTCCAAGCCACGAGGCATTGGCCTCCATGGACTTTATCAGATCCACCCCAGAAGAAAGCCCTCGTCCATTTGTCAATTTCCTTGAAGACCCAAATAGGGGGTCTAGCACCAATAGTGGTGGATAGGTCTCGCAGCGATGACGCTCTTAACTAGCACAGGGCGACCTAGCCTCGTAATCAATCTGCGTTGCCATGCCGGGATAAACTCCTTAACTGCGTCTAGGATTGGCTGCCACTGAGCCTTGGTGAGCTGAGAAATACTGAGCTGCAATCCCAAATATTTGCATGGAAAATGCGCAATGCGGCACCTGGATCTCCTCAATCTGGCCCGTGTCTGCAGTGTCTGATCTGATTGGGTGGTCCATGATTTAGCATAATTGACTCTCAGACCCGACGCTTCACCAAATATCTCCAGAGCACTACCGACAAAGTTCAGATCTTGGCGAGACGGACGCATAATGAGGATTACATCGTCTGCAAAGATAGAAACTTGTTGTAGCGGAGTGGCGCCCGGAAGAAGGGATATCACCCCCAAAGTTGTTGCTCTGAGTgacgaaaaagggtttccccccgctttatattataaagcaccAACCACAGAGCAAAGTAACGGTAGCAAGGTTCCGCCAGCCAGACCTGACAACAGCCATACAAGTAGAGGGAACATAGGTCTTGCTGGGGGAGCAACACAACAATCCCCTAAAACGAGAAGGAAAAGCTAATCCGGCTCCGGCGGTGGTGGAGGAAGCGGCTGCTGGAGTGGTTGCGCGAGTCTGGAGGCGGTGGAGCGGAGGTGGGTGATCATCCTGTCGATGAAGAGGCGGTCTTGGCGCTTGCTAAGCGGCCTCCAGAGCTGTAAAAAGCCACACAGTTTGTATACGGCGTTAGTGTCACGCTGAGGAATGCTGTGCTCAATCACCAATTTATTACGGACATTCCATAATGTCCACAACTGTGATCCGACCAACACCAAGAGGGAGGGACGCGCAAAGCTAGGGAAGGTAAGAACTTCCGCAAACATATCCGGGAGGTTAGTATGGCACCAACTGCCACCTACGATCTCGCGCATGCAACTCCATAAGAATCTTGCGAAGGGGCAAGAAAAGAAGATGTGGTTCGAGTCTTCAGGGACCGAGCACAGAGGGCATAGGCCATCGGAGGGGCCATTCCGCTTAAGCACCTTCGTGCCAGATGGAAGGTGCCCTCTTACTAGTTGCCATAGGAAGATTCTAATCTTCAGAGGCAGTTTAATCTCCCATAGGAAGATTCCAAAGTTGTTGCTCTAAGAATGATGGATGTCAAGGATTCCGTAGCAATGACGAAGAGAAGGGGAGATAGAGGGCCCCTTTGTCTGAGTCCACGTGCATGCATAATCTTTATGCCAGGGATGCCATTCAAAATCATTCTCGAACTAGCCAACTAGAGGAGGATGGAGATCCATGGCAACCATTTGGCACTGAATCCTGTCTGCGGCAACTCCTCATAGAGGAAAGCCCATGAAAGGCAGTCGAAGGCCCGTGATATATCAAGCTTGAGCATCACTCCCTTGCACTTCCTTGAATGCAAGCGCCTAGCCACCTGGCGGACCAAAATGAAGTTGTCGTGTAGGCATCACTTGATAATGAATGTTGACTGATTTGCGGAGATGAACGTGCCCATATGTCGTCACGCACGGTTCGCTAAGATTTTTGCCACCAATTTTGGGAAGCTATTTATCAAGCTTATAGGTCTATAGTCACCAATGACATTCGCATCCGGCTTCATAGGAATAAGCGTGATGAGCCCTTTATTAAGCGATGCGAATCCTCTGCCATCACCATCGTAAAATTTTAGGAGGGCTGCCATGATATCATTTTTTATTATGCTCCAAGTCTTGTGATAGAATATCCCCATAAATCCACCTGGCGAGGGGCACGATGTGGTGGCATCTCCTTTATGACTTCCCAGACCTCATCGTCGGTAAATATGCCGTCAAGATCACAGAGGTCGGTCCGTTGCATGCCTAGCTCCACAAGATCAAGGGAGTGCATTGTTGTATCATATTGTTTCAATGATGTATATATATGTTGGATTGTATAAAAAACAGTATAATTGTTGTATAAATCTAGGGCTCATGCAGCCCAAGATGGTCTGAAAGGCATCGTCGAAGGACGTTCCCACTTACAGTGATCGCGGGGATGAAATTTCCGCACGACTTCCATTGGCGGCAGCGTTAAACAACTTTGGTGTTGGCGTCTCCCGCTTACAGCCATCGCACTCTAGATCTTTGCCTTGCAATAGTACGCTCCGGGGATGACAAGCCCGACACCGTGAGTTTGAGGGTACGTCGCTCCAGGGATGAACACTGTTTCTAATTCTGATACTGCCGATCCACCTGCACGGTCTCTCTAATCTCCCGTGATGAGAGGATACTGGCAGCAATGTGCCGTACCAACCTTCCCTAATCTCTCGTGCCAAGTTAGCAAAAGCGCCAGCTCACCGCCGCTGGTTTTGCAACGACCAGCCGGGCCAGGCGGGCGGGCCCAGCCGAGCCCCCGGCGCGCGAGGCCACCACATGACACACCACACGCGAGCAGCAAAaacagccagccagccagccaccCCCGCCCGCCTCCCTTTCCGTCCGTCCCCAACCGTCCCCCTCTCTCGCTCGCATCACAACAAACGCGCTCTCTCCTCGCCCAGCTTCCGGAACTCGCCCCCCGTCCCCGTCGCCACCGGCATGGCCTCCGCCGTCTccctcgccgcctcctcctcgcccctcgCCGCCACCTCGCCCTCGCGCGCGCCGCGCCCCCACCAGGCGCTCCCGCCCGCCCGTGGCCCGCGGTCCCAGGCCCAGGCCCTCCGCGCGGTCTCCGGCCCCGCCGGGAGCCGCCGGTGGGGCGTCGGCCGCGGCGCGACGGTCGTCtgcgccgtccagggccaggacACCACCATCCAAGGTATATAACGCGCCAGCTCGCCTGATCGGCAT contains:
- the LOC109732105 gene encoding thioredoxin M2, chloroplastic; the encoded protein is MTHHTRAAKTASQPATPARLPFRPSPTVPLSRSHHNKRALSSPSFRNSPPVPVATGMASAVSLAASSSPLAATSPSRAPRPHQALPPARGPRSQAQALRAVSGPAGSRRWGVGRGATVVCAVQGQDTTIQVPDVTKTTWQSLVIESEVPVLVEFWASWCGPCKMIDPVIGKLSKEYEGKLKCYKLNTDENPDIASQYGVRSIPTMMIFKNGEKKDAVIGAVPESTLITCIEKFTER